Proteins from a genomic interval of Lysobacter stagni:
- a CDS encoding OmpA family protein has product MNKKLLCAALLGGLSLAQVANAQVADDRWYLTGAAGMNIQDNDRGTRNAPFGSLGVGKFLNDNWSLDGELNYQNPNNDDNQDLNWSQYGISFDARRFFNAEGRNWAPYILMGLGYQQSEEEFDNFPSTDSPGERSEGNVAAKVGVGIQSALAGKRAAIRTELAYRADYDHGTPDAGPEADRDESWFGDLLASVGVVIPLGPPVVAAPPPAPAPSCADLDDDGDGVNNCDDKCPDSQAGQTIGPDGCPVPVSIDLKGVNFDFDKAVLRPDAISILNEAIEIFKRYPELRAEVAGHTDQCGSDEYNQKLSERRARAVYDHLTSNGIDAARLTGPNGYGESRPLEDMGQTFPGCKSEKNRRTELNVQN; this is encoded by the coding sequence GGTCGCCGACGACCGCTGGTATCTCACCGGCGCGGCCGGCATGAACATCCAGGACAACGATCGCGGCACGCGCAATGCGCCGTTCGGTTCGCTGGGTGTCGGCAAGTTCCTCAACGACAACTGGTCGCTGGACGGTGAGCTGAATTATCAGAACCCGAACAACGACGACAACCAGGATCTCAACTGGAGCCAGTACGGCATCTCGTTCGATGCCCGTCGCTTCTTCAATGCCGAAGGCCGTAACTGGGCGCCGTACATCCTGATGGGCCTGGGTTACCAGCAGTCGGAAGAGGAGTTCGACAACTTCCCGAGCACGGACTCGCCGGGTGAGCGCTCGGAGGGCAACGTCGCCGCCAAGGTCGGCGTCGGTATCCAGAGCGCCCTCGCAGGCAAGCGTGCGGCGATCCGCACCGAGTTGGCCTACCGTGCCGACTACGACCACGGCACGCCCGATGCCGGTCCGGAGGCGGACCGCGACGAGAGCTGGTTCGGCGATCTGCTGGCCTCGGTCGGCGTCGTGATCCCGCTGGGTCCGCCGGTCGTTGCCGCTCCGCCGCCGGCTCCGGCGCCGAGTTGCGCAGACCTGGACGACGACGGCGACGGCGTCAACAACTGCGACGACAAGTGCCCGGATTCGCAGGCTGGCCAGACGATCGGTCCGGACGGTTGCCCGGTGCCGGTGTCGATCGACCTGAAGGGCGTGAACTTCGACTTCGACAAGGCCGTGCTGCGCCCGGATGCGATTTCGATCCTCAACGAGGCGATCGAGATCTTCAAGCGCTATCCGGAGCTGCGCGCCGAAGTGGCCGGTCACACCGACCAGTGCGGTTCGGACGAGTACAACCAGAAGCTGTCGGAGCGTCGCGCCAGGGCGGTGTACGACCACCTGACCAGCAACGGCATCGACGCGGCGCGTCTGACCGGTCCGAACGGCTACGGCGAGAGCCGTCCGCTGGAGGACATGGGCCAGACGTTCCCGGGATGCAAGAGCGAGAAGAACCGCCGCACCGAGCTGAACGTCCAGAACTGA
- a CDS encoding OmpA family protein: protein MKIRLLSTALLGGLAFAQVAGAQEFDDRWYLTGSAGFNIQDNDRGTRNAPFGALGVGKFLNQDWSLDGELNYQNPNNDDNQDLNWSQYGLSVDLRRHFTAEGRNWAPYLLMGLGYQRSEEEFDAFPSTNSPGRREEGNLAAKVGVGIQSALAGKRAAIRTELAYRADFDDSSHNAPSEDWFGDLLASVGVVIPLGPPVVAAPPPAPAPSCADLDDDGDGVNNCDDKCPDSQAGQTIGPDGCPVPVSIDLKGVNFDFDKAVLRSDAISILNEAIEIFKRYPELRAEVAGHTDQCGSDAYNQKLSERRAKAVYDHLTSNGIDAARLTGPNGYGESRPLEDMGQAFPGCKSEKNRRTELNVQN, encoded by the coding sequence ATGAAGATCCGTTTGTTGAGCACCGCGCTGTTGGGTGGTCTGGCGTTTGCCCAGGTCGCCGGCGCGCAGGAATTCGACGACCGCTGGTACCTGACCGGCTCGGCCGGTTTCAACATCCAGGACAACGACCGCGGCACGCGCAACGCGCCGTTCGGTGCGCTGGGTGTCGGCAAGTTCCTCAACCAGGACTGGTCGCTGGACGGCGAGCTGAACTACCAGAACCCGAACAACGACGACAACCAGGATCTCAACTGGAGCCAGTACGGCTTGTCGGTGGACCTGCGTCGCCATTTCACCGCCGAAGGCCGCAACTGGGCGCCGTACCTCCTGATGGGCCTGGGCTACCAGCGTTCGGAAGAAGAGTTCGACGCGTTCCCGAGCACCAACTCGCCGGGCCGTCGTGAGGAAGGCAACCTGGCCGCCAAGGTCGGCGTGGGCATCCAGAGCGCCCTGGCTGGCAAGCGCGCCGCCATCCGCACCGAACTGGCCTACCGCGCCGACTTCGACGACAGCAGCCATAACGCCCCGAGCGAAGACTGGTTCGGCGACCTGCTGGCCTCGGTCGGCGTCGTGATCCCGCTGGGTCCGCCGGTTGTTGCCGCTCCGCCGCCGGCTCCGGCGCCGAGCTGCGCCGACCTGGACGACGACGGCGACGGCGTGAACAACTGCGACGACAAGTGCCCGGATTCGCAGGCTGGCCAGACGATCGGTCCGGACGGTTGCCCGGTGCCGGTGTCGATCGACCTGAAGGGCGTGAACTTCGACTTCGACAAGGCCGTGCTGCGCTCGGATGCGATTTCGATCCTCAACGAGGCGATCGAGATCTTCAAGCGCTATCCGGAACTGCGTGCCGAAGTGGCCGGTCACACCGACCAGTGCGGCTCGGACGCGTACAACCAGAAGCTGTCGGAGCGTCGCGCCAAGGCGGTGTACGACCACCTGACCAGCAATGGCATCGACGCGGCGCGTCTGACCGGTCCGAACGGCTACGGCGAGAGCCGTCCGCTGGAAGACATGGGCCAGGCGTTCCCGGGCTGCAAGAGCGAGAAGAACCGTCGTACCGAGCTGAACGTCCAGAACTGA
- a CDS encoding OmpA family protein translates to MKIRLLSTALLAGLAFAQVANAQEFDDRWYVTGAAGMNIQDNDRGTRNAPFGALGVGRFLNQNWSLDGELNFQNPNNDDNQDLNWSQYGASLDLRRHFIAEGRDWAPYLLMGLGYQRSEEEFVVARADSPWQREEGNLAAKVGVGIQSALAGKRAAIRTELAYRVDFDDGSVHARDEDSFGDLLASVGVVIPLGAPAAAAVVAPPPPGCDARDDDGDGVNNCSDKCPDSRAGQVIGNDGCPVEQLTIDLDGVNFDFDKATLRPGSIETLATAAEILKRHPELRVEVAGHTDQCGKDAYNQTLSQRRARVVHDYLVAHGIDASRLAGPNGYGENRPLEDMGQKFPACKSEKNRRTELNVQR, encoded by the coding sequence ATGAAGATCCGTTTGTTGAGCACCGCGCTGTTGGCCGGTCTGGCGTTCGCGCAGGTTGCCAACGCGCAGGAATTCGATGATCGCTGGTACGTGACCGGTGCGGCCGGCATGAACATCCAGGACAACGATCGCGGCACGCGCAACGCGCCGTTCGGTGCACTGGGCGTGGGCCGCTTCCTCAACCAGAACTGGTCGCTGGACGGTGAGCTGAACTTCCAGAACCCGAACAACGACGACAACCAGGATCTCAACTGGAGCCAGTACGGCGCCTCGCTGGACCTGCGTCGCCATTTCATCGCCGAAGGTCGCGACTGGGCGCCGTACCTGCTGATGGGCCTGGGTTACCAGCGTTCGGAAGAAGAGTTCGTCGTCGCCCGCGCGGATTCCCCGTGGCAGCGTGAGGAGGGCAACCTGGCCGCCAAGGTCGGCGTTGGCATCCAGAGCGCCCTGGCCGGCAAGCGTGCGGCCATCCGCACCGAGCTGGCCTACCGCGTCGACTTCGACGACGGCAGCGTTCACGCGCGCGACGAGGATTCCTTCGGCGATCTGCTCGCGTCGGTGGGCGTGGTGATTCCGCTGGGTGCGCCGGCCGCGGCCGCCGTGGTCGCCCCGCCGCCGCCGGGCTGCGACGCACGCGATGACGACGGCGACGGCGTCAACAACTGCAGCGACAAGTGCCCGGACTCGCGGGCTGGCCAGGTGATCGGCAACGACGGCTGCCCGGTCGAGCAACTGACGATCGACCTGGACGGTGTGAACTTCGACTTCGACAAGGCAACGTTGCGCCCGGGTTCGATCGAGACGCTCGCGACTGCGGCGGAGATCCTGAAGCGGCATCCGGAGCTGCGCGTCGAAGTTGCCGGTCACACCGACCAGTGCGGCAAGGATGCGTACAACCAGACGCTGTCGCAGCGCCGCGCGCGCGTGGTGCATGACTATCTGGTCGCCCATGGTATCGACGCCTCGCGCCTGGCCGGCCCCAACGGGTATGGCGAGAACCGCCCGCTGGAGGACATGGGCCAGAAGTTCCCGGCGTGCAAGAGCGAGAAGAACCGCCGTACCGAGCTGAACGTCCAGCGCTAA
- a CDS encoding pseudouridine synthase: MIRPPRRPAGVAASSPRHGLARVLSKQGLCSRTEAARWIQAGRVQVDGRVVRDPEFPIVQGRHRVVVDGQPLDAATRLYVMLNKPRGLVTTVRDERGRDTVYRCFDDAALPWLAPVGRLDKASEGLLLFSNDPAWAARITDPETGPEKTYHVQIDRQPDDALLATLVRGIEIEGEHLRASAVRVLRSGERNAWLEIVLDEGRNRHIRRLLEAFDIAVLRLVRVAIGPLCLGELPKGQWCPLSAEEVAALGGDAHSA; this comes from the coding sequence ATGATCCGGCCGCCGCGGCGCCCCGCGGGCGTCGCTGCATCGTCGCCTCGCCATGGCCTGGCACGCGTGCTGTCGAAGCAGGGACTGTGTTCGCGCACCGAAGCCGCGCGCTGGATCCAGGCGGGTCGCGTGCAGGTCGACGGTCGTGTGGTCCGCGATCCCGAATTTCCCATCGTGCAGGGCCGCCATCGCGTGGTCGTCGATGGCCAGCCACTGGACGCCGCCACGCGGCTGTATGTGATGCTCAACAAGCCCCGCGGGCTCGTCACCACCGTGCGCGATGAACGCGGGCGCGACACGGTCTATCGCTGCTTCGATGACGCGGCGCTGCCGTGGCTGGCACCGGTCGGGCGTCTCGACAAGGCCAGCGAAGGGCTCCTGTTGTTCTCCAATGATCCGGCGTGGGCCGCCCGCATCACCGATCCCGAAACCGGCCCCGAAAAGACCTATCACGTGCAGATCGACAGGCAGCCCGACGACGCGCTGCTGGCCACGCTGGTGCGCGGTATCGAGATCGAAGGCGAGCACCTGCGCGCCAGTGCGGTGCGAGTGCTGCGCAGCGGAGAGCGCAACGCGTGGCTGGAGATCGTCCTCGATGAAGGGCGCAACCGACACATCCGCCGCCTGCTGGAGGCATTCGACATCGCGGTGCTGCGGCTGGTGAGAGTCGCCATCGGGCCGTTGTGCCTGGGCGAACTGCCCAAGGGGCAGTGGTGTCCATTGAGCGCGGAAGAGGTCGCTGCCCTGGGGGGCGACGCGCATTCAGCTTGA
- the kbl gene encoding glycine C-acetyltransferase codes for MSTASLTARYADELDSIRAQGLFKSERIITSPQSAEITLEDGRAVLNFCANNYLGLADHPDVIAAAKDALDTHGFGMASVRFICGTQDLHKQLEKTIADFFGTEDTILYAACFDANGGLFEPLLGEQDAIISDALNHASIIDGVRLCKAKRYRYANCDMADLEKQLQQAKADGARTIMVTTDGVFSMDGFIAPLDEITRLAKQYGALVHIDECHATGFLGATGRGSAEVKGVMDKIDIFTGTLGKAMGGALGGFTTAKREVIEMLRQRSRPYLFSNSLPPHVVAAGIKAFEMLSSAGELRDQLAANTAYFRERMTQAGFDVKPGVHPISPVMLYDAPLAQKFAQRLLEEGIYAIGFFFPVVPQGQARIRTQMSAAHTREHLDRAIDAFIRIGRELGVIKG; via the coding sequence ATGTCGACCGCTTCCCTTACCGCCCGCTACGCCGACGAGCTCGATTCGATCCGCGCGCAGGGCCTGTTCAAGTCCGAACGCATCATCACCTCGCCGCAGTCGGCGGAGATCACGCTCGAGGACGGGCGCGCGGTGCTCAACTTCTGCGCGAACAACTATCTGGGCCTGGCCGATCATCCCGACGTGATCGCCGCCGCGAAGGACGCGCTGGACACGCACGGCTTCGGCATGGCGTCGGTGCGTTTCATCTGCGGCACGCAGGACCTGCACAAGCAACTGGAGAAGACCATCGCGGACTTCTTCGGCACGGAAGACACCATCCTCTACGCCGCCTGCTTCGACGCCAACGGCGGCCTGTTCGAGCCGCTGCTGGGCGAACAGGACGCGATCATCTCCGACGCGCTCAACCACGCCTCCATCATCGACGGCGTGCGCCTGTGCAAGGCCAAGCGTTACCGCTACGCCAACTGCGACATGGCCGACCTGGAGAAGCAGCTGCAGCAGGCGAAGGCCGACGGCGCGCGCACCATCATGGTCACCACCGACGGCGTGTTCTCGATGGACGGTTTCATCGCGCCGCTGGACGAGATCACGCGGCTGGCGAAGCAGTACGGCGCGCTCGTGCACATCGACGAATGCCACGCCACCGGCTTCCTCGGCGCGACGGGCCGCGGCTCGGCCGAAGTGAAGGGCGTGATGGACAAGATCGACATCTTCACCGGCACGCTGGGCAAGGCCATGGGCGGCGCACTCGGCGGATTCACCACGGCGAAGCGCGAAGTGATCGAGATGCTGCGCCAGCGCTCGCGTCCGTACCTGTTCTCCAACTCGCTGCCGCCTCACGTGGTGGCGGCGGGCATCAAGGCATTCGAAATGCTGTCCAGCGCGGGCGAGCTGCGCGATCAGCTGGCGGCCAACACCGCCTACTTCCGCGAGCGCATGACCCAGGCCGGTTTCGACGTGAAGCCGGGCGTGCATCCGATCAGTCCGGTGATGCTGTACGACGCACCGCTGGCGCAGAAGTTCGCGCAGCGTCTGCTGGAGGAAGGCATCTACGCCATCGGCTTCTTCTTCCCGGTGGTGCCGCAGGGCCAGGCGCGCATCCGCACGCAGATGTCGGCCGCGCACACGCGCGAGCATCTGGACCGGGCCATCGACGCGTTCATCCGCATCGGCCGCGAACTGGGCGTGATCAAGGGCTGA
- the tdh gene encoding L-threonine 3-dehydrogenase, translating to MTQTMKALVKREAGKGIWMEEVPVPSPGPNEVLIKLEKTAICGTDLHIYLWDEWSQRTIKPGLVIGHEFVGRVVELGAGVTGYKIGQRVSAEGHIVCGHCRNCRAGRQHLCPNTVGIGVNRNGAFAEYIVMPASNLWPIPDQIPSELAAFFDPYGNAAHCALEFDVVGEDVLITGAGPIGIIAAGICKHIGARNVVVTDVNDFRLKLAADMGATRVVNVAKTSLKDVMADLHMEGFDVGLEMSGNPRAFNDMLDCMYHGGKIAMLGIMPKGAGADWDKIIFKGLTLHGIYGRKMYETWYKMTQLVLSGFPLGKVLTHQLPIDSFQEGFELMESGKAGKVVLSWN from the coding sequence ATGACGCAAACGATGAAGGCGCTGGTCAAGCGCGAAGCCGGCAAGGGCATCTGGATGGAAGAAGTGCCCGTCCCCTCGCCCGGCCCGAACGAAGTGCTGATCAAGCTGGAGAAGACCGCGATCTGCGGCACCGACCTGCACATCTACCTGTGGGACGAGTGGAGCCAGCGCACGATCAAGCCGGGCCTGGTGATCGGCCATGAGTTCGTCGGCCGCGTGGTCGAGCTCGGCGCCGGCGTGACGGGTTACAAGATCGGCCAGCGCGTGTCGGCCGAAGGCCATATCGTGTGCGGTCACTGCCGCAATTGCCGCGCCGGCCGCCAGCACCTGTGCCCGAACACCGTCGGCATCGGCGTGAACCGCAACGGCGCGTTCGCCGAGTACATCGTGATGCCGGCCAGCAACCTGTGGCCGATCCCGGACCAGATCCCGTCGGAACTGGCCGCGTTCTTCGACCCCTACGGCAACGCCGCGCACTGCGCGCTGGAGTTCGACGTGGTCGGCGAGGACGTGCTGATTACCGGCGCCGGCCCCATCGGCATCATCGCCGCGGGCATCTGCAAGCACATCGGTGCGCGCAACGTGGTGGTCACCGACGTCAACGACTTCCGCCTGAAGCTGGCCGCCGACATGGGCGCCACGCGCGTGGTGAATGTCGCCAAGACCTCGCTCAAGGACGTGATGGCCGACCTGCACATGGAAGGCTTCGACGTGGGCCTGGAAATGAGCGGCAACCCGCGCGCCTTCAACGACATGCTCGACTGCATGTACCACGGCGGCAAGATCGCGATGCTCGGCATCATGCCCAAGGGCGCCGGTGCCGACTGGGACAAGATCATCTTCAAGGGCCTCACGCTGCACGGCATCTACGGCCGCAAGATGTACGAGACCTGGTACAAGATGACGCAGCTGGTGCTCAGCGGTTTCCCGCTCGGCAAGGTGCTCACGCACCAGCTGCCGATCGACTCGTTCCAGGAAGGCTTCGAGCTGATGGAATCGGGCAAGGCCGGCAAGGTCGTGCTGAGCTGGAACTGA